One genomic window of Solanum dulcamara chromosome 10, daSolDulc1.2, whole genome shotgun sequence includes the following:
- the LOC129870215 gene encoding leucine-rich repeat extensin-like protein 4: protein MKEKTQTPICSLYFLVLLCLLFSVFTEHTNAEFTVSENGRLTDSEAQFIKHRQLLYYRDEFDDRGENVKIDPSMVFENDRIKNAYIALQAWKQAIISDPFNITLNWVGPNVCSYTGIFCAPALDNPKIRTVAGIDLNHGDIAGYLPEELGLLTDLGIFHINSNRFCGTIPRKFNKLKILFELDLSNNRFAGKFPYVVLSLPKLIFLDIRFNEFEGSVPSQLFDKPLDAIFINHNRFAFELPDNFGNSPVSVIVLASNSFHGCLPASIGNMSNLNEAILMNNGLRSCLPAEIGLLKNLTVFDVSFNQLMGPLPENFGDLVNLEQLNVAHNMLSGTIPKSICQLPKLENFTYSYNFFTGEPSVCLGLPEFHDERNCLPKRPVQRSPGQCKAFLSKRIHCSAFICRKFVPVLPPPPPLSPPLPAPPPPVVVPISPPAPPPPVYSPPPPVYTPPSPPPPPPVYSPPPPPPVYSPPPPPPLYTPPSPPPPPPPVYSPPPPPPPSPPPPSPPPPPPVYSPPPPPPSPPPPSPPPPPPPVYSPPPPPPVYSPPPPVYSPPPPSPPPPSPLPYCVRSPPPPPPNSPPPPPPNSPPPPLAHSPPPPSPYYYNSPPPPPPNSPPPPNSPPPPPPVYIYSSPPPPHSPPPPPPAYIYSSPPPPHSPPPPPPSPLPCIEPPPPPPPCIEPPPSPSPPPPVYYYSSPPPPSPSPSPPVYYYNSPPPPSPSPPPAPVYEGPLPPVIGVSYASPPPPPFY, encoded by the coding sequence ATGAAGGAGAAAACACAAACACCCATTTGTTCTCTGTATTTTCTTGTGTTGCTCTGTTTGTTGTTTTCAGTCTTTACTGAGCACACAAATGCTGAGTTTACTGTATCTGAAAATGGCCGTTTAACTGATTCTGAAGCTCAGTTCATCAAACACAGGCAGCTTTTGTACTacagagatgagtttgatgatagAGGTGAAAATGTGAAAATTGATCCATCTATGGTGTTTGAGAATGATAGAATCAAGAATGCTTATATTGCTTTACAAGCATGGAAACAAGCTATCATTTCAGATCCCTTTAATATTACTCTGAATTGGGTTGGTCCTAATGTATGCAGCTACACCGGAATCTTCTGTGCTCCGGCGTTGGATAACCCCAAAATTCGTACCGTTGCCGGCATTGACCTTAACCATGGTGACATTGCAGGGTACCTCCCGGAGGAGCTTGGGCTTCTTACAGATCTTGGGATTTTCCATATCAATTCAAACCGTTTCTGTGGTACAataccaagaaaattcaacaagtTGAAGATACTGTTCGAGCTGGATCTGAGTAATAACAGGTTTGCTGGGAAGTTTCCTTATGTTGTTTTGAGTTTACCCAAGTTGATATTCTTGGACATTAGGTTCAATGAATTTGAAGGTAGTGTACCTTCACAGCTCTTTGATAAACCATTAGACGCTATTTTTATCAATCATAATCGATTTGCGTTTGAGTTGCCGGATAATTTTGGGAATTCGCCGGTTTCTGTGATAGTTCTGGCGAGTAACAGTTTTCATGGGTGTCTTCCGGCGAGTATTGGGAATATGAGTAATTTGAATGAAGCTATTTTAATGAACAATGGGTTGCGTTCTTGCTTGCCGGCGGAGATTGGATTGTTGAAAAATTTGACTGTGTTTGATGTTAGCTTTAATCAGTTGATGGGTCCGTTGCCGGAGAATTTTGGTGATTTGGTGAATTTGGAGCAGTTGAATGTGGCTCATAATATGCTTTCTGGGACGATTCCTAAAAGTATTTGTCAGCTTCCTAAGCTTGAGAATTTTACGTATTCTTATAATTTCTTCACCGGTGAACCGTCGGTGTGTTTGGGGTTGCCGGAGTTTCATGATGAACGGAATTGCTTGCCGAAGAGACCGGTTCAACGGTCTCCGGGTCAGTGTAAGGCGTTTTTGTCTAAAAGAATTCATTGTAGTGCTTTCATTTGTCGTAAATTTGTTCCTGTTCTGCCACCTCCTCCGCCACTTTCGCCGCCGTTGCCTGCCCCTCCGCCGCCTGTTGTGGTGCCTATTTCTCCACCTGCACCTCCACCACCTGTTTATTCACCGCCACCACCAGTTTATACTCCTCCTTcaccaccacctcctccacCTGTTTATTCACCGCCACCTCCACCACCTGTTTATTCACCGCCACCGCCACCACCACTTTATACTCCTCCTTcaccaccacctcctccacCGCCAGTTTATTCACCgcctccaccaccaccaccctCTCCACCTCCCCCGTCACCTCCGCCTCCACCACCAGTTTattcaccaccaccaccacctccatCTCCTCCTCCACCATCACCTCCACCGCCGCCACCACCAGTTTattcaccaccaccaccaccgccAGTTTattcaccaccaccaccagttTACTCACCGCCGCCACCATCTCCACCTCCTCCATCACCGTTGCCTTATTGTGTACGCTCACCTCCACCTCCACCACCGAATTCTCCACCTCCTCCACCACCAAATTCTCCACCTCCGCCGCTTGCTCACTCGCCTCCACCCCCTTCACCTTACTATTATAATTCACCACCACCTCCGCCACCAAATTCGCCGCCTCCACCAAATTCACCGCCTCCTCCACCACCGGTATACATATACTCATCACCTCCGCCACCTCATTCACCTCCACCTCCACCACCAGCATACATATACTCATCACCTCCGCCACCTCATTCGCCTCCACCTCCACCTCCATCCCCATTGCCTTGTATAGAACCTCCACCCCCACCTCCTCCTTGCATTGAACCACCCCCTTCACCATCTCCTCCACCACCCGTTTATTATTACAGTTCTCCACCCCCACCATCTCCATCTCCATCACCACCGGTTTACTATTACAATTCTCCACCCCCACCATCGCCATCACCACCGCCTGCTCCGGTATATGAAGGTCCATTGCCACCAGTAATAGGAGTTTCCTATGCTTCACCACCCCCACCACCCTTTTATTAA